The genomic segment TCAAGGAAATTCTGTACCAAGCGGTGGCCTACGTGGGCATGGGGCGCATTTATGACTTCCTCCGAATCACCAACAACGAACTGATGCGCCGCGACGAAAAGCTGCCCTTACCGGCACAATCAACCACCACTCGGGAAACCCGGATGGAGGAAGGCGATAAAATCCTTCGCACCATATTCGGCGACGAGGCTATTGACGCCACAGCGACCAACACCCCCGACGATCAACAGGTCATGCTCAACTTTCTGCGCGGAAACTGCTTTGGCGACATTTACACGCGCTCTGGTATTGACATCAAAACTCGGGAACTACTCACGCTGGTGATGCTGGTGTCCATGGGTGGGTGCGAAGCGCAACTGCGTGGTCATATCAACGGCAACCTCAACGTGGGGAATGACCGCGCGCTCCTCATCGAAACAATCATCCAACTTTTGCCACTGATCGGATATCCGCGCACACTCAACGGACTCCGTGTAGTCACAGAGAACACTAACTCCTAACTACGAATAATCGGCGAATACCCTTTGGGCACGCCCGTCCAGTGTGATGTAACCACCATGCGGCACAATCCACTGGGGTCGGGTGTGCCCAAAGGGAACACCAAAACAGACCACAGCGTCGTCTGTATACCTAGCTATCTGCTCCAGGACAATGTCACGATGCTTGTCCCGTAAGCGGCGACGTTCATCAACATCGGGGCGGAATGTGAAGTCACTGACCGGTGGTCGAGCGACCATGATGCCGCGCACAATGTTAAAAAGTCCGCGTTCACCCAGAGCCCGAATGGTCATGGTAAGGTCCAGTTCAGTAGGCATTTCCTCACTGGATTCCAAGAGCACAATCGTATCCTGCAGATCCTCTAGGGCAGGCAAGCGATCAGCGAGCGCCAACTGGGTAAGCACCTGGATACAGCCACCCCAGGTACGACCACGTACCGTTTTTTCTGGCCCTATCCATGTCCACGGTTCCGCCACTTCCCGCTCGCCAAAGTTCGTCAACGCGGCTGGGTCTGCCCAATCAACGCCAAAATCCTCAGACTCACCAGGGTTAGTCAGCTCTAACTCCCCACCGGTGATCAAGGCTGCACGAAGCGAATCAGCATGAATTGCATCAACAAAGGGCCCTGGACCAAGCTGCACCTGAGTAGAGCCGCCATAAAAGCTTGTAATTCCCTGCTGTCATAACCAATTGTGCAGGTTGGTGTTGTCACTATAGCCAATGAAAATCTTAGGATTGTCATGTATCAGTTGTGCGTCCAAATGTGGAATGACCGTAATCTGATCTGTCCCACCAATGGTGGCCAGCACAGCTTTTATATCAGGGTCCGCAAAGGCACTGTTGATATCCTGCGCACGGTGCTGTGGCGAGGCGTCAATAAGCCGGGTTGTAGGAAACTCGACAGGAATCAGTCCAGTGAGATCTTTAAGTCGAAGCATCGCTTGCTCATGCACGGCCGGTGCTACAGCAGGTGCCGCAAATGACGGCGACAACACTGCGACCCGATCACCTGGTGATGCCTTAACCGGAACCCGTAATGACATGCACAGAGTATAACACCCCCGAATGGTTAGCACTTTTTCATATATACTCGTGTGCATGCCCACCGTCGTGTCCGAATACCTGGCGATATTACGCAAAAACTTCAACGAAGATGACCGCGAAAGCTTTGCCCACGTAACTGGTGCCACTGACAATGACCTGGCACGCGTGCTCGCAGTCTATCCAGATACCCCTGAGGAGTTTCAACAGCTTCTCAAGCAGGTTGATGGCACATGGGGACGCGACTACGGTAACCATGAGGTGTTGGTATACATGTTCGCCTCAGATTTGGGCGCAGAGGAAACAGAAACCGGGGATTATAACTATCCTTATTTCATGAACTCAT from the Corynebacterium durum genome contains:
- a CDS encoding carboxymuconolactone decarboxylase family protein translates to MPISEEAIQYFKELFHERKSRFHTLDPELGEIYVNFAYGEVITSSTRIDTHTRLMLHLAALVSSGGEEMYKVMLEGALNVGVSAVEIKEILYQAVAYVGMGRIYDFLRITNNELMRRDEKLPLPAQSTTTRETRMEEGDKILRTIFGDEAIDATATNTPDDQQVMLNFLRGNCFGDIYTRSGIDIKTRELLTLVMLVSMGGCEAQLRGHINGNLNVGNDRALLIETIIQLLPLIGYPRTLNGLRVVTENTNS
- a CDS encoding LD-carboxypeptidase, which produces MSLRVPVKASPGDRVAVLSPSFAAPAVAPAVHEQAMLRLKDLTGLIPVEFPTTRLIDASPQHRAQDINSAFADPDIKAVLATIGGTDQITVIPHLDAQLIHDNPKIFIGYSDNTNLHNWL